In one Fusobacterium perfoetens ATCC 29250 genomic region, the following are encoded:
- a CDS encoding peptidoglycan DD-metalloendopeptidase family protein, protein MKVKRNNNFYQISTLAKVRKTLKNKDIIIITSFFLLLNLFIVNIFLKPFSKEVVNTSEFTEYYQKESNDNIEDVFSVLGRNYFTIKRNYNLKTKEVEETTLEEKVENKVVEEKIEVKKDPFEEFKNEFYTKRKNDVVEKMEYIVKEGDNLSVISETFSQSIAIIKENNPKLNSTIYVGQKIILSTINGIYYKIKSGDTLYDLASKYQVDVEVIRKYNNLKNDVLIIGDEIFLKNPDVNSLKNLGEKFIMPVKYKGVTSPYGNRFHPVLKRYILHSGVDLVARYVPVYAAKRGEVIFAGVAGGYGNLVKIKHSDGYETRYAHLNKINVKKGQKIQQGDIIGESGMTGRVTGPHLHFEVRKNGKTLNPMEFLRK, encoded by the coding sequence ATGAAGGTTAAAAGAAATAATAATTTTTATCAAATATCAACTTTAGCAAAAGTAAGAAAAACTTTAAAAAATAAAGATATTATAATTATTACAAGTTTTTTTCTTTTGTTAAACCTTTTTATTGTTAATATTTTTTTGAAACCATTTAGTAAAGAAGTGGTAAATACTTCAGAATTTACAGAATATTATCAAAAAGAATCTAATGATAATATAGAGGATGTTTTTTCTGTTTTAGGTAGAAATTATTTTACAATAAAGAGAAATTATAATTTAAAAACTAAAGAAGTGGAAGAAACAACTTTAGAAGAAAAAGTGGAGAATAAAGTAGTAGAAGAAAAAATAGAAGTAAAAAAAGATCCTTTTGAGGAATTTAAAAATGAGTTTTATACAAAAAGAAAAAATGATGTAGTTGAAAAAATGGAATATATAGTTAAAGAAGGAGATAACTTAAGTGTAATATCAGAAACTTTTTCTCAAAGTATAGCAATTATAAAAGAAAATAATCCTAAACTTAATTCTACAATATATGTTGGACAAAAAATAATTTTATCTACTATAAATGGAATATATTATAAAATAAAATCAGGTGATACTTTATATGATTTAGCTAGTAAATATCAAGTAGATGTAGAAGTAATAAGAAAATATAATAATTTAAAAAATGATGTTTTGATAATAGGAGATGAAATATTTTTAAAAAATCCAGATGTAAATTCTTTGAAAAACTTAGGTGAGAAATTTATTATGCCTGTAAAATATAAAGGTGTTACAAGCCCTTATGGAAATAGATTTCATCCTGTTCTTAAAAGATATATACTTCATTCAGGGGTAGATTTAGTAGCAAGATATGTTCCTGTATATGCAGCAAAAAGAGGTGAAGTTATATTTGCTGGTGTGGCTGGTGGTTATGGAAATCTTGTAAAAATAAAACATTCAGATGGTTATGAAACAAGGTATGCCCATTTGAATAAAATAAATGTAAAAAAAGGGCAAAAGATTCAACAGGGGGATATAATAGGTGAAAGTGGAATGACAGGTAGAGTTACAGGTCCACATCTTCACTTTGAAGTTAGAAAAAATGGAAAAACTTTAAATCCTATGGAGTTTTTGAGAAAATAA
- a CDS encoding PTS transporter subunit IIC, which produces MGLKEFCKKKDVVFSTERYLISAMSNMAMGLFSSLLVGTILKTVGSKFNISYLVDEVAPLAMSMTGAAIGVAIAYGLKAPNLVLFASTIVGAFGNKVGGPVGAFVGTIVGVEIGKLISKETKIDIILTPSITIISGMLVGEIVGPSISKFMTSFGKLIMIATDLQPFYMGIFISVLVGIALTLPISSAAICMMLQLSGLAGGAATVGCCCQMVGFAVMSFRENGWGGLAAQGIGTSMLQMSNIIKNWKIWIPPTVASAILGPVSTMIFKMENSPIGSGMGSCGFVGQIATISTMEEIGRGGVKLYLIILLLHFILPAIITIAISIVMRKKGFIKEGDLKLNL; this is translated from the coding sequence ATGGGATTAAAGGAATTTTGTAAAAAGAAAGATGTTGTATTTAGTACAGAAAGATATTTAATAAGTGCTATGAGTAATATGGCTATGGGACTTTTTTCATCTTTACTGGTAGGAACGATTTTAAAAACAGTAGGAAGTAAATTTAATATATCATATTTAGTTGACGAAGTAGCTCCTTTGGCCATGAGTATGACAGGAGCAGCTATAGGAGTGGCTATTGCTTATGGATTAAAAGCACCTAATTTAGTATTATTTGCTTCTACAATAGTGGGAGCCTTTGGAAATAAAGTAGGAGGACCAGTTGGGGCTTTTGTAGGAACAATAGTAGGAGTTGAGATTGGTAAACTTATATCAAAAGAAACTAAAATTGATATTATTTTAACACCTTCAATAACAATAATATCAGGAATGTTGGTTGGAGAAATTGTAGGGCCAAGTATTTCTAAATTTATGACTTCCTTTGGGAAATTAATAATGATTGCAACAGATTTACAGCCTTTTTATATGGGAATATTTATATCAGTTTTAGTAGGGATAGCTTTAACTTTACCAATAAGTAGTGCAGCAATATGTATGATGTTACAACTTAGTGGATTAGCTGGAGGGGCAGCTACAGTAGGATGTTGTTGTCAAATGGTAGGGTTTGCTGTGATGAGTTTTAGAGAAAATGGTTGGGGAGGTTTAGCAGCTCAAGGAATAGGAACTTCGATGTTACAAATGAGTAATATTATAAAAAATTGGAAAATTTGGATACCCCCAACAGTAGCTTCTGCTATTTTGGGACCTGTCTCAACAATGATATTTAAAATGGAGAATAGTCCTATAGGTTCTGGAATGGGAAGTTGTGGTTTTGTAGGACAAATAGCAACAATAAGTACTATGGAAGAAATAGGGAGAGGTGGTGTAAAATTATATCTAATAATATTATTACTTCACTTTATTTTACCGGCTATTATAACAATAGCAATTTCAATTGTTATGAGAAAAAAAGGGTTTATTAAAGAGGGAGATTTGAAGTTAAATTTATAA
- the ispG gene encoding flavodoxin-dependent (E)-4-hydroxy-3-methylbut-2-enyl-diphosphate synthase: MKNTREIKVGNIYIGGHNPIVIQSMTNTPTEDIEKTVSQIKELEKVGCQLVRVTVNTEKAAEAIKYIKEKINIPLVADIHFDYKLALKAMENGIDKLRINPGNIGDDEKVKLVVEKAKELNIPIRIGVNSGSIEKKILEKYGKVTSDGMVESAMYHVKLIEKYNYHNIIISLKASNVGMMVEAYRKISNLVDYPLHLGVTEAGTEFQGSIKSAIGIGSLLVDGIGNTIRVSLTENPVEEIKVAKEILKVLGLREGVEIVSCPTCGRTQIDLIGLAKKVEKEFGNIQKNIKIAVMGCIVNGPGESKEADIGVAGGKGEALLFKKGEIIKKVKEEEIIPELRKMLNEIL; the protein is encoded by the coding sequence ATGAAAAATACAAGAGAAATAAAAGTAGGAAATATATATATAGGAGGACATAATCCTATTGTGATTCAGTCTATGACAAATACTCCTACAGAAGATATAGAAAAAACTGTTAGTCAGATAAAAGAATTAGAAAAAGTTGGTTGTCAATTAGTAAGAGTGACTGTAAATACAGAAAAAGCAGCTGAAGCTATAAAATATATAAAAGAAAAAATAAATATTCCTTTAGTAGCAGATATACATTTTGATTACAAATTAGCTTTAAAAGCTATGGAAAATGGAATTGATAAATTAAGAATAAATCCAGGAAATATTGGTGATGATGAAAAAGTAAAATTAGTTGTAGAAAAAGCAAAAGAATTAAATATTCCTATTAGAATAGGAGTTAATAGTGGGTCTATTGAGAAAAAAATTTTAGAAAAGTATGGAAAAGTTACTTCAGATGGGATGGTAGAAAGTGCTATGTACCATGTCAAACTTATAGAAAAATATAATTATCATAATATAATAATTTCTTTAAAAGCAAGTAATGTAGGTATGATGGTAGAAGCATATAGAAAAATTTCTAATTTGGTAGACTATCCTTTACATTTGGGAGTTACAGAAGCTGGAACTGAGTTTCAAGGAAGTATAAAGTCAGCCATTGGAATAGGAAGTCTTTTAGTAGATGGGATAGGAAATACCATAAGAGTATCTTTAACAGAAAATCCTGTTGAAGAAATAAAAGTAGCAAAAGAGATATTAAAAGTGTTGGGATTGAGAGAGGGAGTAGAAATAGTTTCATGTCCAACATGTGGAAGAACTCAAATAGATTTAATAGGACTTGCTAAAAAAGTGGAAAAAGAATTTGGAAATATACAAAAAAATATAAAAATTGCTGTTATGGGTTGTATTGTTAATGGGCCAGGAGAATCTAAAGAAGCAGATATTGGAGTTGCTGGAGGAAAAGGAGAAGCTCTTTTATTTAAAAAAGGAGAAATTATAAAAAAAGTAAAAGAAGAAGAAATTATTCCTGAATTAAGAAAGATGTTAAATGAAATTTTATAA
- a CDS encoding RNA polymerase sigma factor, translating to MDFDQIYDEYFDRIYYKILSSVKNAEDAEDITQEVFVSVYKNLSKFRADSKIYTWIYRIAINKTYDFFRKKKIDLELNEEILNIEDGTDLNSPMIIQENLKKLSKEEREILLLKDVYGYKLREISELKGRNISTIKSIYYKALKNLEEE from the coding sequence ATGGATTTTGATCAAATATATGATGAATATTTCGATCGTATTTATTATAAAATCCTAAGCTCGGTAAAAAATGCAGAAGATGCAGAAGATATAACTCAAGAAGTGTTTGTGAGTGTATATAAAAATTTATCTAAGTTTAGAGCAGATAGTAAAATTTATACTTGGATATATAGGATAGCTATCAATAAAACTTATGATTTCTTCAGAAAGAAAAAAATTGATTTGGAATTAAATGAAGAAATATTAAATATAGAAGATGGAACAGATTTAAACAGTCCTATGATTATTCAAGAAAATTTAAAAAAATTAAGTAAAGAAGAGAGAGAAATATTATTATTAAAAGATGTTTATGGATATAAGTTAAGAGAAATATCTGAACTTAAAGGAAGAAATATTTCAACAATAAAATCTATATATTATAAAGCTTTAAAAAATTTAGAGGAGGAATAA
- a CDS encoding cation diffusion facilitator family transporter, with the protein MYKVLSGEDIIKYSDTFKSFDKFKNNLNEVECIVLEDKSEKIGYISAWKKNKSYLIENIFIREEDRYKSSGTKLIDFFITHSKKNNKEIIEYIGEEPKIKSFLKKYGFKVEEEKVFYNLKEDSRKRDGIIVVLGSIIFNIFLAVIKIFGGLKGKSNALVADGFNSLSDVVSSIAILLGIHFSNMPKDEKHPYGHEKIESVIGIMVGLFVVITGIEIGKDSILKIISKDYSHIPEFSTIYLAIISIIVKYGMYFYKMKIGKATKNSALIADARDSRSDVFSSAGVIIGILLSIYISPIFDIIVSMIVALLILKEGVSTILEVSDVILDKQENEFIKKIEDYLLTNTQVKNVHDIYMRRSGDKIFLSFHIRVDKNMTVYEAHNLSDDLEESLITDFKEIQEVMIHIDYFIE; encoded by the coding sequence ATGTATAAAGTTTTAAGTGGTGAAGATATAATAAAATATAGTGATACTTTTAAAAGCTTTGATAAATTTAAGAATAATTTAAATGAGGTTGAATGCATTGTTTTAGAAGATAAATCTGAAAAAATAGGATATATATCAGCATGGAAAAAAAATAAAAGTTATTTAATAGAAAATATTTTTATTAGAGAAGAAGATAGATATAAATCAAGTGGAACTAAGTTAATAGATTTCTTTATAACACATAGCAAAAAGAATAATAAAGAAATTATAGAATATATTGGAGAAGAACCTAAAATAAAATCTTTTTTAAAAAAATATGGTTTTAAAGTTGAAGAAGAGAAGGTATTTTATAATTTGAAAGAGGATTCTAGAAAAAGAGATGGAATAATAGTTGTGTTAGGTTCTATAATTTTCAATATATTTTTAGCTGTAATAAAAATTTTTGGTGGATTAAAGGGAAAATCAAATGCTTTGGTAGCTGATGGGTTTAACTCCTTATCTGATGTTGTAAGTTCGATAGCAATCCTTTTAGGAATACATTTTAGTAATATGCCAAAGGATGAAAAACATCCATATGGTCATGAAAAAATAGAAAGTGTAATAGGAATAATGGTAGGATTATTTGTTGTAATAACAGGAATAGAAATAGGAAAAGATTCTATTTTAAAAATTATTTCAAAAGATTATTCTCATATTCCTGAGTTTTCAACAATTTATTTAGCTATAATTTCAATAATTGTAAAATATGGAATGTATTTTTATAAAATGAAGATAGGGAAAGCAACAAAAAATTCTGCTTTAATTGCTGATGCAAGAGATAGTAGAAGTGACGTATTTTCTTCAGCTGGAGTTATTATAGGAATATTATTATCAATCTATATTTCTCCAATATTTGATATTATAGTTAGTATGATAGTAGCACTTTTAATATTAAAAGAGGGAGTTAGTACAATATTAGAAGTTTCAGATGTTATTTTAGATAAACAAGAGAATGAGTTTATAAAAAAAATTGAAGATTATCTTTTGACAAATACTCAAGTAAAAAATGTTCATGATATATATATGAGAAGGTCAGGAGATAAGATATTTTTAAGTTTTCATATAAGAGTTGATAAAAATATGACAGTATATGAAGCTCATAATCTTTCAGATGATTTAGAAGAATCGCTTATAACAGATTTTAAAGAAATTCAAGAAGTTATGATACATATAGATTATTTTATTGAGTAA
- a CDS encoding ATP-dependent helicase, with protein sequence MSILDALNEQQKKAGEKIEGPVLILAGAGSGKTRTITYRIAHMILEKGISPYSILAVTFTNKAAKEMKERVENLIGEDGKKIMLSTFHSFGLKLLRIYGNKIGYNPNFTIYDVDDQKKVIKSILKTLVVEDKDLTEGKIASIISRLKEDGKTPDDYLKENTYDSNHKIIYEVYTRYDKELRTNNGMDFSDILVNTNKLLDNSEILDKVQEKFKYIMVDEYQDTNNIQYQIVNKIAKKYKNICVVGDENQSIYGFRGANIQNILDFEKDYREATVIKLEENYRSTKVILEAANTVIRNNKSSKNKNLWTKKATGNRILLKACENGRQEVNFVIDEIKKLKTSGKRYNDFTILYRTNAQSRLFEEGFLREGIPYKIFGGIQFYQRAEIKDILGYLSVINNQMDGINLDRIINVPKRKIGEKTVEKIKNYALENNLTYFESLKEVEKIDGVGKSAVEKIKEFTKILDTLIEDSMELPVSELFNELIQLIEYKKYLETNYEDYETRIENIEELRNSIFELEKIVDNLTLREYLENVSLVSATDDLDEEKEYVKLMTIHNSKGLEFPIVFLVGLEDEVFPNTTKVLIDNEQLEEERRICYVAITRAEERLFLSFASQRYNYGKEQFMTPSRFIKEIPEDLIERAVVIHSKIEKSVDEKIYEKISKKSISTFENTKELKKSVENIKNNPYNIGDKVTHIKFGLGKVTKITEKKITVQFVDGEKDIALILASKFLKK encoded by the coding sequence ATGAGTATATTAGATGCGTTAAATGAACAGCAGAAAAAAGCTGGAGAAAAAATAGAGGGGCCTGTATTAATTTTAGCAGGAGCAGGTTCAGGAAAAACAAGAACAATTACTTATAGAATAGCTCATATGATATTAGAAAAAGGAATATCACCATATTCTATTTTAGCAGTTACATTTACTAATAAAGCTGCTAAGGAAATGAAAGAAAGAGTTGAAAATTTAATAGGAGAAGATGGAAAAAAAATAATGCTTTCTACATTTCACTCTTTTGGATTAAAACTTTTAAGAATATATGGAAATAAAATAGGATATAACCCTAATTTTACTATTTATGATGTTGATGACCAAAAGAAAGTTATAAAATCAATATTAAAAACTTTAGTAGTAGAAGATAAAGATTTAACAGAAGGAAAAATTGCTTCTATAATTTCAAGATTAAAAGAAGATGGAAAAACTCCTGATGATTATTTAAAAGAGAATACTTATGATAGTAATCATAAAATTATATATGAAGTTTATACTAGATATGATAAAGAATTAAGAACTAATAATGGAATGGATTTTTCAGATATACTAGTAAATACTAATAAACTTTTAGATAATTCTGAAATATTAGATAAAGTCCAAGAAAAATTTAAATATATAATGGTAGATGAATATCAAGATACAAATAATATTCAATATCAAATAGTGAATAAAATTGCTAAAAAATATAAAAATATTTGTGTTGTTGGAGATGAAAATCAAAGTATATATGGATTTAGAGGAGCTAATATTCAAAATATTTTAGATTTTGAAAAAGATTATAGAGAAGCTACTGTTATAAAATTAGAAGAAAATTATCGTTCTACAAAAGTAATATTAGAGGCAGCAAATACAGTTATAAGAAACAATAAAAGTTCTAAGAATAAAAATTTATGGACAAAAAAAGCTACAGGAAATAGAATCTTATTGAAAGCTTGTGAAAATGGTAGACAAGAAGTTAATTTTGTAATTGATGAAATTAAAAAATTAAAAACATCTGGAAAAAGATATAATGATTTTACAATTCTTTATAGAACAAATGCTCAATCAAGACTATTTGAAGAAGGTTTTTTAAGAGAAGGAATCCCTTATAAAATTTTTGGCGGAATTCAATTTTATCAAAGAGCAGAGATAAAAGATATATTAGGATATTTATCTGTAATAAATAATCAGATGGATGGAATAAATTTAGATAGAATAATAAATGTTCCTAAAAGAAAAATAGGAGAAAAAACTGTAGAAAAAATAAAAAATTATGCTTTAGAAAATAATTTAACTTATTTTGAAAGTCTAAAAGAAGTTGAAAAAATAGACGGAGTTGGAAAATCTGCTGTAGAAAAAATAAAAGAATTTACTAAAATTTTAGATACTTTAATAGAAGATAGCATGGAACTTCCTGTATCTGAATTATTTAATGAATTAATACAATTAATAGAGTATAAAAAATATTTAGAAACAAATTATGAAGATTATGAAACAAGAATTGAAAATATAGAAGAGTTAAGAAACTCAATATTTGAATTAGAAAAAATTGTAGATAATTTAACTTTAAGAGAATATTTAGAAAATGTATCTTTAGTAAGTGCAACTGATGATTTAGATGAGGAAAAAGAATATGTTAAACTTATGACAATTCATAACTCAAAAGGTTTAGAATTTCCTATTGTATTTTTGGTAGGATTAGAAGATGAAGTATTTCCTAATACAACAAAAGTTTTAATCGATAATGAGCAATTAGAAGAAGAAAGAAGAATTTGTTATGTGGCAATTACAAGAGCTGAGGAAAGATTATTTTTATCTTTTGCTTCTCAAAGATATAATTATGGAAAAGAGCAATTTATGACTCCGTCTAGATTTATAAAAGAAATTCCAGAAGATTTAATTGAAAGAGCTGTGGTTATACATAGTAAAATAGAAAAAAGTGTAGATGAAAAAATTTATGAAAAAATAAGTAAAAAATCAATTAGCACTTTTGAAAATACAAAAGAATTGAAAAAATCTGTAGAAAATATTAAAAATAATCCGTATAATATAGGAGATAAGGTTACTCATATAAAATTTGGATTAGGAAAAGTAACAAAAATTACAGAGAAAAAAATAACAGTACAATTTGTAGATGGAGAGAAAGACATAGCTTTAATTTTAGCTAGTAAATTTTTAAAGAAATAG
- the lpxC gene encoding UDP-3-O-acyl-N-acetylglucosamine deacetylase has product MKRKTLKNEMFYEGIGLHKGKNIKLHLIPVTNGGIVFKRIDLEEGKNKINLDINNTFDLTRGTNLKNEYGAAVYTIEHFLSALYVLGITDLIVELGDNELPICDGSARIFIEEIEKVGIKELEEDIDEIVVKEPIYLSKEDKHIVALPYDGYKLTYTIKFNHTYLKTQMLETEINLENYKKEIGNARTFGFDYEIEYLKKNNLALGGTLDNAIVIQKDGVMNPSGLRYEDEFVRHKMLDIIGDLKILNKPIKAHIIAIKAGHALDIEFANILKKI; this is encoded by the coding sequence ATGAAAAGAAAAACTCTTAAAAATGAAATGTTTTATGAAGGAATAGGACTTCATAAAGGAAAAAATATAAAACTTCACTTAATTCCTGTAACAAATGGAGGAATAGTTTTTAAAAGGATAGATTTAGAAGAAGGAAAAAATAAGATAAATCTTGATATAAATAATACTTTTGATTTAACTAGAGGAACTAATTTAAAAAATGAATATGGAGCAGCTGTTTACACAATAGAGCATTTTTTATCAGCTTTATATGTGTTAGGAATAACAGATTTAATAGTAGAATTAGGAGATAATGAGTTACCAATTTGTGACGGAAGTGCTAGAATTTTCATTGAGGAAATAGAAAAAGTTGGAATAAAAGAATTAGAAGAAGATATAGATGAGATTGTTGTAAAAGAACCTATATATCTTTCAAAAGAGGATAAACATATAGTAGCTTTACCTTATGATGGATATAAATTAACTTATACAATAAAATTTAATCATACTTATTTAAAAACTCAAATGTTAGAAACTGAAATAAATTTAGAAAATTATAAAAAAGAAATAGGAAATGCAAGAACTTTTGGGTTTGATTATGAAATAGAATATTTGAAAAAGAATAATTTAGCCTTAGGTGGAACTTTAGACAATGCTATTGTTATTCAAAAAGATGGAGTTATGAATCCAAGTGGCTTAAGATATGAAGATGAATTTGTAAGACATAAAATGTTAGATATTATTGGAGATTTAAAAATATTAAATAAACCAATAAAAGCTCATATAATAGCAATAAAAGCAGGTCATGCTTTAGATATAGAATTTGCTAATATTTTAAAAAAAATTTAA
- the fabZ gene encoding 3-hydroxyacyl-ACP dehydratase FabZ has protein sequence MLTVTEIMERIPHRYPFLLVDRIIDIDRENSTVTGVKNVTINEACFQGHFPGHPILPGVLIVEGIAQALGVLVFELAGEDGKNKVPYFAALEEVKFKAPVRPGDQLVYEAKILKQKRNIIKAEGVAKVDGKVVTEVKFTFSIMDK, from the coding sequence ATGTTAACAGTAACAGAAATAATGGAAAGAATACCACATAGATATCCATTTTTATTAGTGGATAGAATTATAGATATTGATAGAGAAAATAGTACAGTAACAGGAGTTAAAAATGTAACAATAAATGAAGCTTGTTTTCAAGGTCATTTTCCAGGACATCCTATATTACCTGGAGTATTAATAGTAGAAGGAATAGCACAAGCTTTAGGTGTTTTAGTATTTGAATTAGCAGGGGAAGATGGAAAAAATAAAGTTCCTTACTTTGCGGCTTTAGAAGAGGTAAAATTTAAAGCTCCAGTAAGACCTGGTGACCAATTAGTATATGAGGCAAAAATATTAAAACAAAAGAGAAACATAATAAAAGCTGAAGGTGTAGCAAAAGTAGATGGTAAAGTTGTAACTGAAGTTAAATTTACTTTTAGTATAATGGATAAATAA
- the lpxA gene encoding acyl-ACP--UDP-N-acetylglucosamine O-acyltransferase has translation MVEIHSTSIIEDGAIIGDNVKIGPFCLIGKNVKIGNGTTIQSHVVIEGITEIGENNTIYSFASIGKASQDLKYKGEPTKTIIGNNNTIREFVTIHRGTNDKWETKIGNNNLLMAYVHVAHDVIIGDNCIFSNNATLAGHVEIGNWVIVGGLTGIHQFCKIGDHAMVGGASAVTQDICPFILADGNKAIPVGLNTVGLRRRGFTDEELLDLKRAYKILFRKGLPLKEALSQLEEIYSESKNIMTMVNFIKQSSRGISK, from the coding sequence GTGGTAGAAATACACAGTACTTCAATAATAGAAGATGGAGCAATTATAGGAGATAATGTAAAAATAGGGCCATTTTGTTTAATAGGAAAAAATGTAAAAATAGGGAATGGAACTACAATACAATCTCATGTAGTAATAGAAGGAATAACGGAAATTGGAGAAAATAATACTATTTATTCTTTTGCTTCAATAGGAAAAGCTTCACAAGATTTAAAATATAAAGGAGAACCAACAAAAACTATAATAGGAAATAATAACACTATTAGAGAATTTGTTACTATTCATAGAGGAACAAATGATAAGTGGGAAACAAAAATAGGGAATAATAATCTTTTAATGGCTTATGTTCATGTTGCTCATGATGTAATAATAGGAGATAATTGTATATTTTCTAATAATGCTACTTTAGCAGGACATGTAGAAATAGGAAATTGGGTAATAGTAGGAGGACTTACAGGAATACATCAATTCTGCAAAATAGGGGACCATGCAATGGTTGGAGGAGCTTCAGCTGTAACTCAAGATATATGCCCTTTTATATTAGCTGATGGAAATAAAGCTATTCCAGTAGGACTTAATACAGTAGGACTTAGAAGAAGAGGATTTACTGATGAAGAGTTACTAGATTTAAAAAGAGCTTATAAAATATTATTTAGAAAAGGTTTACCTTTAAAAGAAGCATTGAGTCAATTAGAAGAAATATATAGTGAAAGTAAAAATATAATGACAATGGTTAATTTTATAAAGCAAAGTAGTCGGGGGATATCAAAATAA
- a CDS encoding LpxI family protein — MEKIGVIVGNGKLPFSIMKEIEHHNNIEIFPIGLFDTVDENVKKHINFKNFNIGEVGNITKYLIKNGIFKVIMLGKVEKELIFKNIKFDKFGEELLANLPDRKDETLLFGVIAFLKLNGIKVIPQNFFLKKIMFENKCYTMIKPNSEDLYTIKLGKEAAKALSEVDAGQTVICKNSSVIALEGIEGTDKTILRGGELGGENCIMVKMARPQQDMRVDIPTIGIETIKTLVKIKAKGVVGEAGKMIFTEQEEAIKLADENDIFIIGIK, encoded by the coding sequence ATGGAGAAAATAGGTGTAATAGTTGGAAATGGAAAGCTTCCTTTTTCAATTATGAAAGAAATAGAACATCATAATAATATAGAAATTTTCCCCATTGGACTTTTTGATACAGTAGATGAAAATGTAAAAAAACATATTAACTTTAAAAATTTTAATATAGGTGAAGTAGGAAATATAACAAAGTATCTTATAAAAAATGGAATATTTAAAGTTATAATGTTAGGAAAAGTAGAGAAAGAATTGATTTTTAAAAATATAAAATTTGACAAATTTGGAGAGGAACTTCTTGCTAATCTTCCTGATAGAAAAGATGAGACTCTCCTTTTTGGAGTTATAGCATTTTTAAAATTAAATGGAATAAAAGTTATTCCTCAAAACTTTTTTTTAAAGAAAATAATGTTTGAAAATAAATGTTATACAATGATAAAGCCAAATTCAGAAGATTTATATACTATAAAACTAGGAAAAGAAGCAGCTAAAGCTTTAAGTGAGGTAGATGCTGGACAAACAGTAATTTGTAAAAATTCTTCAGTAATAGCTCTAGAAGGTATAGAAGGAACAGATAAAACTATACTAAGAGGTGGAGAATTAGGTGGAGAAAATTGTATAATGGTAAAAATGGCAAGACCACAACAAGATATGAGAGTAGATATACCTACAATAGGAATAGAAACTATAAAAACTTTAGTAAAAATAAAAGCTAAAGGAGTTGTGGGAGAAGCTGGAAAAATGATTTTTACAGAACAAGAAGAAGCAATAAAATTAGCTGATGAAAATGATATTTTTATTATTGGAATAAAATAA